A genome region from Archaeoglobus fulgidus DSM 4304 includes the following:
- a CDS encoding AN1-type zinc finger domain-containing protein yields MKFRTLFNLLTACILLFADVRADTFQVDYKIYESNQGCGGKSKYVVEFHVLYPTEKRVGLLLLSYIWAGNEAITPCEPSSWRDLVEVSPNQAGTSKFYYEKLPESGNIYLKISSGKEEQKYLFPFALQGATTITATASQAPATSHQVDLATQINSAVYSLYIQLGLRKFIPYEHFRVVLILVPILIVAISYWVKKRSKKRLIEVEGVEIEGPYKKSITKLFANCHKCGKREYLPYQCNYCGNYFCGEHILPPKHDCPGEKEWRSKAPLPPGVVWEYRSDGTTYRKY; encoded by the coding sequence ATGAAATTCAGAACTCTTTTCAACCTCTTAACTGCTTGCATTCTCCTCTTTGCTGATGTTCGTGCTGACACATTTCAGGTTGATTACAAAATTTACGAGAGCAATCAGGGGTGTGGTGGAAAGTCGAAATACGTCGTGGAATTCCATGTGCTCTACCCTACTGAAAAAAGAGTTGGCTTGCTCCTTCTTTCATACATCTGGGCGGGAAACGAGGCTATCACTCCTTGTGAGCCATCAAGCTGGAGAGATTTGGTAGAAGTGTCGCCAAACCAAGCGGGAACTTCGAAGTTCTACTATGAAAAATTGCCAGAATCGGGAAACATTTACCTTAAAATCTCATCTGGAAAAGAGGAACAGAAGTACCTCTTTCCATTTGCTCTTCAGGGGGCAACAACAATAACAGCAACCGCATCACAGGCACCTGCAACCTCACATCAAGTAGATCTTGCCACCCAAATTAACTCTGCTGTTTACAGTCTTTACATCCAGTTAGGTCTTCGAAAATTTATTCCATATGAGCACTTTCGTGTTGTCCTCATCTTGGTTCCAATACTCATCGTAGCAATCTCTTACTGGGTTAAAAAGAGGAGTAAAAAGAGATTAATTGAAGTAGAAGGTGTAGAAATCGAGGGACCTTATAAAAAATCCATAACCAAGCTCTTTGCAAACTGCCATAAGTGTGGTAAGAGAGAGTATCTGCCTTATCAATGCAATTATTGTGGTAATTACTTTTGTGGAGAACACATTCTTCCGCCAAAGCATGATTGTCCTGGAGAGAAGGAATGGAGAAGCAAAGCCCCTCTTCCTCCAGGAGTTGTTTGGGAGTATAGGAGTGATGGAACTACTTATCGGAAGTATTAA
- a CDS encoding DEAD/DEAH box helicase, whose protein sequence is MEYVTHPLIKENTIERRMYQISIAATALTKNTLVVIPTGLGKTTIAALVIASRLLNEDGKVLFLAPTKPLVEQHARFLKRVLKVEEIVSLSGEVPPEKRKELWEKARIVVSTPQVVENDLLAGRISLEDVILVVFDEAHRAVGNYAYVFIAKEYLRTAKKPLILAMTASPGSDPERIMEVIQNLGIEAIEVRTEWDSDVAPYVGKKRIEWIKVDIPEEMKEVKERLKECIKIRFKRLRELWIEVPENSSKRDLLALQEALQAEAASSQSSEIFEALSILAEIMKLQHAVELIETQGVKAVKSYLRKLVREATSKGGSKAAKSIVGDPIFKKAVIALSKCKVEHPKLEKLKEILKEQFEKNPDSRVIVFTNYRDSAEMLVNELSPLFPVAKFVGQASRDNDKGMRQKEQIETIDKFRRGVYKVLVATSVGEEGLDIPSTDLVVFYEAVPSEIRAIQRKGRTGRGREGRIVVLVTKGTRDEAYYYSSMKKERKMYDKILEIKRIIDRKQRSIGDYVLPEETGIKVIVDSRELRSEVVKHLREIGAKIEIRNLEVADYVVSDRVAVERKTVEDFLNSIIQKERLFSQVARLKSAYSRPVIIIEGENFYRGGVHPNAVRGAIASLIIDFGIPVLRSSNARETAELIFAMARREQEERKRGVVEHTAKTKRTLKDEQEYIVSAISNVGNVIARNLLDYFQTIENIATADEEELAKVPKVGKKIAKRIRRVMTTPYSEAGFYDSESF, encoded by the coding sequence GTGGAGTACGTAACGCATCCGTTGATAAAGGAGAATACGATTGAAAGGAGAATGTATCAGATATCGATAGCAGCTACCGCCCTGACCAAAAACACGCTGGTTGTGATTCCAACGGGATTGGGGAAAACCACGATTGCCGCGCTTGTTATCGCCTCAAGATTGCTGAACGAAGATGGTAAGGTGCTTTTCCTCGCACCTACCAAGCCTTTGGTTGAGCAGCATGCGAGGTTTCTGAAGAGGGTGCTCAAAGTTGAGGAAATAGTGTCTCTCAGCGGCGAAGTTCCTCCAGAAAAAAGGAAGGAGTTGTGGGAAAAGGCAAGAATTGTGGTTTCAACTCCCCAAGTTGTTGAAAATGACCTTCTCGCAGGCAGAATAAGCCTTGAGGATGTTATACTCGTTGTTTTTGACGAGGCTCACAGAGCTGTTGGAAACTACGCGTACGTTTTCATCGCCAAAGAGTACCTCAGAACGGCCAAAAAGCCGCTAATTCTCGCAATGACAGCCTCTCCGGGAAGCGATCCGGAGAGAATAATGGAGGTAATCCAGAACCTCGGCATAGAAGCCATTGAAGTTAGAACGGAGTGGGACAGTGACGTTGCACCTTACGTTGGAAAGAAGAGGATTGAATGGATAAAGGTGGACATTCCGGAGGAGATGAAGGAAGTAAAGGAGAGGCTTAAGGAGTGCATAAAAATCAGATTCAAGAGATTGAGGGAACTCTGGATAGAGGTGCCTGAAAACTCGTCAAAGAGGGACCTTCTTGCCCTTCAGGAAGCCCTTCAGGCAGAGGCTGCGAGCAGTCAGAGTTCAGAGATTTTTGAGGCTCTGTCGATTCTGGCCGAGATAATGAAGCTCCAGCATGCCGTTGAGCTCATAGAAACTCAGGGGGTAAAGGCGGTAAAAAGCTACCTCAGAAAGCTCGTAAGGGAGGCGACGTCGAAGGGGGGGAGTAAAGCGGCAAAGAGTATCGTTGGCGATCCAATCTTTAAAAAAGCTGTTATAGCTCTTTCGAAATGCAAGGTCGAGCATCCAAAGCTCGAAAAGCTGAAGGAAATCCTCAAAGAGCAGTTTGAGAAAAATCCCGATTCGAGGGTTATAGTGTTCACAAACTACAGAGATTCTGCAGAGATGCTTGTAAACGAGCTCTCACCACTCTTCCCCGTTGCTAAGTTCGTTGGACAGGCGAGCAGAGACAACGACAAGGGAATGAGGCAAAAGGAGCAGATAGAAACCATTGACAAGTTTAGGAGAGGGGTGTACAAGGTTCTCGTCGCAACGTCAGTGGGAGAGGAGGGGCTCGACATCCCATCTACCGACTTGGTGGTTTTCTACGAAGCGGTGCCGTCAGAAATCAGGGCAATTCAGAGGAAAGGAAGGACGGGAAGGGGGAGAGAGGGCAGAATCGTCGTTCTGGTTACGAAGGGAACTAGGGACGAGGCCTACTACTACTCCAGCATGAAGAAGGAAAGAAAGATGTACGACAAAATACTTGAGATAAAGAGAATAATCGACAGAAAGCAGAGGAGCATTGGGGATTACGTTCTGCCAGAGGAGACTGGAATAAAGGTCATTGTGGATTCAAGGGAGCTTAGGTCGGAAGTCGTGAAGCACCTGAGGGAGATTGGAGCGAAGATCGAAATAAGAAATCTCGAGGTCGCGGATTACGTTGTGAGCGACAGAGTCGCGGTGGAGAGGAAAACGGTGGAGGACTTCCTGAACAGCATTATTCAGAAGGAAAGGCTCTTTTCACAGGTCGCAAGGTTAAAGTCTGCGTACAGCAGGCCGGTAATAATCATCGAGGGCGAGAACTTCTACAGGGGAGGTGTGCATCCCAATGCTGTGAGAGGGGCCATTGCATCGCTGATTATCGACTTCGGAATTCCGGTGTTGAGGAGCAGCAATGCTAGGGAAACAGCAGAGCTGATCTTCGCAATGGCGAGGAGGGAGCAGGAGGAAAGGAAGAGGGGAGTTGTGGAGCACACCGCAAAAACAAAAAGAACGCTTAAAGACGAGCAGGAATACATAGTTTCGGCAATCTCGAACGTTGGTAACGTAATAGCCAGAAATCTTCTGGATTACTTCCAGACGATAGAGAACATTGCAACGGCAGACGAGGAGGAGCTGGCGAAGGTGCCGAAGGTTGGGAAGAAAATTGCAAAGAGGATAAGGCGTGTTATGACCACACCCTACAGTGAGGCGGGTTTTTACGATAGCGAAAGCTTTTAA
- a CDS encoding archaellum operon transcriptional activator EarA family protein — protein sequence MTRRDRLEIIYDILSIIRKHGNSILPTPLLRFSNLSTQNFNRYMDELVKKGLVREIQDESGRRYYSLTDKGFRFLEKYQKIREFIEEFGL from the coding sequence ATGACGAGGAGAGACAGGCTGGAAATCATATACGACATTCTCTCAATCATAAGGAAGCACGGCAACTCCATCCTCCCTACACCTTTGCTGCGATTCTCAAACCTCTCAACGCAGAACTTCAACCGCTACATGGACGAATTGGTTAAGAAAGGGCTTGTCAGGGAGATTCAGGACGAAAGCGGGAGGAGGTATTACTCCCTCACCGATAAAGGCTTCAGGTTTCTGGAGAAGTATCAGAAGATAAGGGAGTTCATAGAGGAGTTCGGGCTTTGA
- a CDS encoding 4Fe-4S dicluster domain-containing protein yields MVVEQISGCIGCGTCVEVCPTDVFRLEGGRAVIKYPEDCQICHLCRLYCPVDAITISPEKSLPVIVAWG; encoded by the coding sequence GTGGTCGTGGAGCAGATAAGCGGATGCATTGGTTGCGGGACATGTGTTGAAGTGTGCCCTACCGATGTTTTCCGGCTTGAAGGTGGGAGGGCAGTAATCAAGTATCCCGAAGACTGTCAGATTTGCCACCTATGCCGGCTTTACTGTCCGGTGGATGCAATCACAATCTCGCCAGAGAAGTCACTTCCTGTAATCGTTGCGTGGGGATGA
- a CDS encoding ferric reductase-like transmembrane domain-containing protein — MTVLSFTLMVNQFYLTRGFRLIEGKGRMSYIVKAHRLFGYISVGFLLFHPLLEVLPRQFEGSIQPFDAFWKIITTDNSAILLGIAGWAVMLTLAVTSVLRKRLFKNYRKWRTFHGILAVVLITVVGYHVLVLGRHSSLAMKAFYAVLLAGGYVTMIKTYVFDLRREEKWKNRGLKLAEDSSSP, encoded by the coding sequence ATGACCGTTCTCTCCTTCACACTGATGGTCAACCAGTTTTACCTCACGAGGGGCTTTAGGCTAATCGAAGGGAAGGGAAGGATGAGCTACATCGTAAAAGCGCACAGGTTGTTCGGATACATCTCAGTCGGCTTTCTGCTATTCCATCCTCTTCTTGAGGTTCTTCCGAGGCAGTTTGAAGGAAGCATACAGCCATTCGATGCTTTCTGGAAAATAATCACCACAGACAATTCGGCCATACTGCTGGGAATCGCTGGATGGGCTGTCATGCTAACGCTGGCAGTAACATCAGTTTTGCGAAAAAGGCTTTTCAAAAATTACAGGAAATGGAGGACGTTTCACGGTATTCTCGCTGTTGTCTTGATTACAGTGGTGGGATACCACGTTTTGGTTCTGGGGAGGCACTCAAGTCTGGCTATGAAGGCGTTCTATGCCGTTTTGCTGGCTGGAGGTTATGTGACGATGATTAAAACCTATGTTTTTGACTTAAGGAGGGAAGAGAAATGGAAGAATCGAGGTTTAAAATTAGCAGAAGACAGTTCCTCGCCTTAG
- a CDS encoding FAD-dependent oxidoreductase has product MEESRFKISRRQFLALAGAAGVAALGVRFFAGNEPYVERDYTIDSDKFREEFITTDVLVVGGGMAGLFSAVKAHDAGAKVLMVSKGRLGCSGQTPFAKGFFVFDSKTSPVSLDEFVELVSQSALGSNNRAYTRQLAMYSKDRAEELRKWGFFDSSLYHEPFRRPIDERGIRVMERIMITHLIRENGVIAGAAGFSLDEEKLYFFNAKSVVLCTGAGGFKPYGFPIRDLTHDGSVMAYEIGARITGKEWNDGHTTSSQYPAACYDSWHGIFENKPSITGVEIHHDLGVELNYATYIRGGPVSMGGQMAEVSGGPYVPEEFRRAAPSEGRTQGPPERGERPPPGGGGYVVGGASAGMSIHKSEGLVPINDRCATDIPGLYAAGDALGSHMSGGIYTQIGSSLAGSAVQGAIAGEEAANYAKDIDLQSIPESTVSRIREEILAPLNRDSGYSPAWVTQVLQGVMVPNFVLYIKKASILSAALAYVEELRDHHVPMLVARDLHELRLAHETKNMIVNAEMKLRASLFREESRLSHYRLDYPEIDDENWSVWVNIYKGSDGKMKLEKQPFGYWPNGDPIE; this is encoded by the coding sequence ATGGAAGAATCGAGGTTTAAAATTAGCAGAAGACAGTTCCTCGCCTTAGCGGGAGCTGCGGGGGTTGCTGCTTTGGGCGTCAGATTCTTTGCTGGTAATGAGCCATATGTTGAAAGAGATTATACCATTGACTCGGATAAGTTCAGGGAGGAGTTCATCACAACCGACGTGCTTGTGGTTGGAGGGGGAATGGCAGGGCTGTTTTCTGCGGTGAAAGCTCATGATGCAGGTGCGAAGGTTCTGATGGTCTCCAAGGGGCGATTGGGATGTTCGGGTCAGACGCCTTTTGCAAAGGGCTTCTTTGTGTTTGACTCAAAGACAAGCCCAGTCTCTCTTGACGAGTTCGTGGAGCTTGTGTCTCAATCCGCTCTTGGGTCTAACAACAGGGCATACACGAGACAGCTTGCCATGTATTCGAAGGACAGGGCTGAAGAGCTGAGGAAGTGGGGATTCTTCGACTCCTCCCTTTACCACGAGCCTTTCCGCAGACCTATCGACGAGAGGGGGATCAGAGTCATGGAGAGAATTATGATTACGCATCTGATAAGGGAGAATGGAGTTATTGCAGGTGCAGCTGGCTTCAGCCTTGATGAGGAGAAGTTGTACTTTTTCAACGCCAAAAGCGTCGTTCTCTGCACCGGTGCAGGGGGATTCAAGCCTTACGGCTTCCCCATCCGGGATTTGACGCACGATGGAAGTGTCATGGCCTACGAGATTGGTGCGAGAATAACAGGCAAGGAGTGGAACGACGGCCACACCACGAGTTCACAGTATCCCGCAGCCTGCTACGACAGCTGGCACGGGATATTCGAGAACAAGCCCTCAATTACGGGCGTTGAGATTCACCACGATTTGGGAGTGGAGCTGAATTATGCTACCTACATAAGAGGCGGTCCGGTATCGATGGGGGGACAGATGGCAGAGGTGTCGGGTGGCCCATACGTTCCTGAGGAGTTTCGCAGGGCAGCGCCATCCGAAGGTCGAACGCAGGGGCCACCAGAAAGAGGTGAACGTCCACCACCAGGAGGAGGCGGTTATGTCGTCGGAGGAGCCTCTGCGGGAATGTCCATACACAAGTCTGAGGGGCTGGTGCCTATCAACGACAGATGTGCCACCGACATTCCGGGCCTTTACGCTGCCGGCGACGCTCTCGGATCCCACATGTCAGGTGGGATTTACACGCAAATCGGATCGTCCTTAGCGGGTTCAGCAGTTCAGGGGGCGATTGCGGGGGAGGAGGCTGCAAACTACGCCAAGGACATAGACCTCCAGAGCATTCCCGAATCCACGGTTAGCAGGATAAGGGAGGAGATTCTTGCCCCTCTAAACAGGGATTCCGGCTACAGCCCGGCGTGGGTAACTCAGGTTTTGCAGGGAGTTATGGTTCCCAACTTCGTGCTCTACATCAAGAAAGCCAGCATACTCAGCGCTGCGTTGGCATACGTAGAGGAGCTTAGAGACCATCACGTTCCGATGCTCGTGGCAAGAGACCTGCACGAGCTGCGTTTAGCCCATGAAACCAAGAATATGATAGTGAATGCAGAAATGAAGCTGAGAGCATCACTTTTCAGGGAGGAAAGCCGTTTGAGCCACTACCGCCTTGACTATCCGGAAATTGACGATGAAAACTGGAGCGTTTGGGTTAACATCTACAAGGGTTCTGACGGCAAAATGAAGCTGGAGAAACAGCCCTTTGGCTACTGGCCGAATGGGGACCCCATTGAGTGA
- a CDS encoding DAPG hydrolase family protein, with translation MEKDKLLDEGYLPYENGFHHFPDGRAYVACLTKMPKVSAEMIYWWFRWHSEDAIRYQIWYPGKHFDVRTDETGSTHYVTEDVGTGKQRIVIRFMTPAEFGFSEEKLEMIDLKRNAIICARVGAEIPGHAVWHTWMCHCAREAEKGVELRSRFWIGEEIEVSGPLTSILTRLLNILSVKKRMIPGNIGKHMFHHCSQEYHNLAEILPEVYEEFGGMS, from the coding sequence TTGGAAAAGGACAAACTGCTCGATGAGGGCTATCTGCCCTACGAGAACGGCTTCCACCACTTCCCTGACGGCAGAGCTTACGTCGCCTGTCTGACGAAGATGCCGAAGGTTAGTGCAGAGATGATTTACTGGTGGTTCAGGTGGCATTCTGAAGATGCAATTCGCTACCAGATATGGTATCCCGGCAAACATTTTGACGTTAGAACAGATGAGACCGGCTCCACTCACTACGTAACGGAAGACGTCGGCACGGGAAAGCAAAGAATTGTCATCAGGTTCATGACTCCTGCAGAGTTCGGATTCAGCGAGGAAAAGCTTGAAATGATTGATCTGAAGAGAAATGCCATTATATGCGCCAGAGTCGGGGCAGAGATTCCCGGACATGCAGTGTGGCACACCTGGATGTGTCACTGCGCCAGAGAGGCTGAGAAAGGAGTTGAGCTGAGGAGTAGGTTCTGGATCGGGGAAGAGATAGAGGTTAGCGGCCCTCTCACCTCGATCCTAACAAGATTGCTCAATATACTGTCAGTGAAGAAAAGAATGATTCCCGGAAATATTGGAAAGCACATGTTCCATCACTGCTCTCAGGAGTATCACAATCTGGCAGAGATTTTGCCTGAGGTTTATGAGGAATTCGGAGGTATGAGCTGA
- a CDS encoding sensor histidine kinase, with translation MNLTSFEEAERKVLKLILLSNRMLRHDVMNAVTSALLFLELFEKTGREEHLERAKASINRAVFAVRNSKFVEELAIGEEPRYIKVEEIAREVARNFSIPVLVEGECQVFGDRGIFGAIFENLFQNAVQHSGTDRVVVKVERKRGKCFIRVKDYGKGIPDEIKDKIFSAGFSSGDSAGSGMGLHLVKEIVESIGGKIWVEDNEPCGAVFVMEFPRRFFLS, from the coding sequence ATGAATCTGACCAGCTTCGAGGAGGCTGAGAGGAAGGTGCTGAAGTTGATCTTGCTGTCCAATCGAATGCTGAGGCATGACGTGATGAATGCCGTGACCTCTGCACTGCTTTTTCTGGAACTCTTCGAGAAGACGGGGAGGGAAGAGCACTTGGAAAGGGCGAAAGCATCCATAAACAGAGCAGTTTTTGCTGTGAGAAACTCCAAGTTCGTCGAAGAGCTTGCCATTGGAGAAGAGCCAAGATACATTAAGGTGGAGGAAATTGCGAGGGAAGTTGCGAGGAACTTCAGCATACCCGTTCTGGTTGAGGGGGAGTGCCAGGTATTTGGCGATAGGGGGATTTTCGGGGCGATATTCGAGAACCTGTTCCAGAACGCCGTCCAGCACTCAGGGACTGACAGAGTGGTGGTTAAGGTGGAGAGAAAGCGGGGGAAGTGCTTTATTAGAGTAAAGGACTACGGAAAGGGAATTCCTGACGAGATTAAGGACAAGATTTTCAGTGCAGGATTCAGCAGCGGAGACTCGGCAGGATCAGGAATGGGGCTGCACCTCGTTAAGGAGATTGTTGAAAGTATTGGAGGGAAAATATGGGTCGAGGATAACGAGCCGTGTGGGGCAGTATTCGTCATGGAGTTCCCGCGAAGGTTCTTCCTGAGTTAA
- a CDS encoding COG1361 S-layer family protein, with product MRGIWIAGLVMLLLIVPSVAEENSSIAIQNLNVEPQRLFVGDSAIVTVTLYNPLESAVKVSSVSVLGSGISYDSFELGYIPPKSTHTFSFAVKAVKEGVHNVEVAFYTESGAVRSYFTLFVENRMPEIAFSENVKVGEVNNLSLIISSPVEIENVVIDPLFESEPDRIILSSVSGTAEVPIRFFGERSDYEFRVSFYSGNNYHSYTAKLTPAFEEGSELAVSVSVPQSSAFLYDVVEISATITNLKDDAVSAIKFSASSNNGKVLLSTDEIAELESGESSEVTLLYSPERSGRDVITLAISYKDGMGKERTLEKAVNIDVQDSSAVDVSGVEIEAKATSSASAPPRGMFGPTSSSVSTRVEITVSGEVVNRGFSYAKNVLVYLDFGSDTEEYFVGEVEPSDSDSFSIPASGSERSVKVVVEWTNELGEVHSISKSYQLNPITVSTTSPPQRQSLLTPLNLAAVAIAAVGGVLVFRKWRSRRKNESNRAG from the coding sequence ATGAGAGGAATTTGGATTGCTGGACTCGTAATGCTTCTCTTAATTGTCCCTTCGGTGGCGGAGGAAAACAGCAGCATTGCTATCCAGAACCTCAACGTGGAGCCGCAGAGGCTTTTCGTAGGAGATTCCGCAATCGTTACCGTGACTCTCTACAACCCCCTCGAAAGCGCTGTTAAGGTCTCCTCAGTGAGCGTTTTGGGATCCGGTATATCCTACGACTCCTTCGAGCTCGGCTACATACCGCCGAAGTCCACTCACACCTTCAGCTTCGCCGTTAAAGCTGTAAAGGAAGGTGTGCACAACGTAGAGGTTGCGTTTTACACGGAAAGCGGTGCGGTGAGGAGCTACTTCACGCTTTTTGTTGAAAACAGGATGCCTGAAATCGCCTTTAGCGAGAACGTGAAGGTTGGGGAGGTCAACAACCTGAGCCTCATCATCTCCTCTCCCGTAGAGATAGAGAATGTCGTCATCGACCCCCTCTTCGAGTCAGAGCCCGACAGAATCATCCTTTCGTCGGTTTCGGGAACCGCTGAAGTCCCCATCAGATTCTTCGGCGAGCGGAGCGATTACGAGTTCAGAGTCTCCTTCTACAGCGGCAACAACTACCACAGCTACACCGCTAAGCTCACACCTGCCTTTGAAGAGGGGAGTGAGCTTGCCGTGAGCGTCTCGGTTCCTCAGTCCTCGGCCTTCCTCTACGACGTGGTGGAGATTTCCGCAACAATCACCAACCTGAAAGATGATGCTGTCAGCGCAATCAAATTCTCCGCCTCGTCGAACAACGGAAAGGTCCTGCTCTCCACCGACGAAATTGCTGAACTTGAAAGCGGCGAAAGCTCGGAAGTCACCCTCCTTTACTCCCCAGAACGGAGTGGGAGGGATGTGATAACCCTTGCAATCAGCTACAAAGACGGGATGGGAAAAGAGAGGACGCTGGAGAAGGCTGTAAACATCGATGTTCAGGACAGCTCCGCCGTCGACGTTTCGGGAGTTGAAATAGAGGCAAAGGCGACATCCTCAGCCTCCGCTCCGCCGAGGGGGATGTTTGGTCCCACATCAAGCTCGGTCTCAACGAGAGTGGAGATAACTGTAAGCGGCGAAGTTGTGAACAGGGGATTCAGCTACGCAAAGAACGTCCTCGTTTACCTTGACTTCGGAAGCGATACCGAGGAGTACTTTGTGGGAGAGGTGGAGCCCTCAGACTCGGACAGCTTCAGCATTCCCGCAAGCGGAAGTGAGAGGAGTGTTAAGGTTGTTGTGGAGTGGACCAACGAGCTTGGAGAGGTGCACAGCATTTCCAAGAGCTACCAGCTCAATCCCATAACGGTAAGCACAACATCACCACCGCAGCGCCAGAGCCTTCTGACACCTCTGAATCTGGCAGCAGTCGCAATTGCTGCCGTCGGTGGAGTTCTGGTTTTCAGAAAATGGAGGAGCAGGAGAAAGAATGAAAGTAATAGAGCTGGTTGA
- a CDS encoding ABC transporter ATP-binding protein — MKVIELVDVYKIYRTAYYEVHALDGVSMEVEAGEFVAIMGPSGSGKSTLLNMIGCLDKPTKGEVIINGVKTSGLSDRELTKLRRDSIGFIFQQYNLIPTLTALENVELPMIFRGVARAERERRAKELLKVVGIEELADRRPREMSGGQQQRVAIARALANNPKILLCDEPTGNLDTKSGRQVMGILKNLNEENGVTVVLVTHDPSLSEYADRVIRIRDGKVVEDVY; from the coding sequence ATGAAAGTAATAGAGCTGGTTGATGTTTACAAAATTTACAGGACTGCATACTACGAGGTCCACGCCCTCGATGGTGTGAGCATGGAGGTTGAAGCAGGGGAGTTCGTTGCGATAATGGGGCCGTCGGGCAGCGGCAAGTCAACGCTGCTCAACATGATAGGCTGCCTCGACAAACCGACGAAGGGCGAGGTAATCATAAACGGAGTCAAAACGTCAGGGCTGAGCGACAGAGAGCTCACCAAGCTTCGCAGAGATTCGATTGGCTTCATCTTTCAGCAGTACAATTTGATACCTACTCTCACCGCCCTGGAGAATGTGGAGCTGCCGATGATTTTCCGCGGTGTTGCGAGGGCGGAGAGGGAGAGGAGGGCGAAAGAGCTTCTCAAAGTGGTGGGAATTGAGGAGCTTGCGGACAGAAGGCCAAGGGAGATGAGTGGAGGGCAGCAGCAGAGAGTGGCAATTGCAAGGGCTCTGGCAAACAACCCGAAAATTTTGCTGTGTGATGAGCCCACTGGAAACCTCGACACCAAGTCTGGGAGGCAGGTTATGGGCATTCTCAAAAACCTGAATGAGGAGAATGGGGTTACCGTCGTTCTCGTCACCCACGACCCATCTCTTTCGGAATACGCTGACAGAGTCATCAGAATCAGGGACGGGAAGGTGGTGGAGGATGTATATTGA
- a CDS encoding ABC transporter permease: MYIELAVRNLERARARSILAVVGIIIGVVAVASIGIFGNAMKQTVLERFEDQADTIVITPRYTEGYSGIEEDDFELIKRVERIEYAIAVKDERGEVEYEDRKAFLTVYGVDGDDLELLYDAYEGSIKLKGTAVVGYRLAEDFGLEVGDKISVEGKTFKVAAILEQQGMGGGINPDMAVFISMEDFDRLYDQEGYTSVIVEAESLEYIEAIEEEIDSTLNKKDEKVDIRDFESLIESVEESLNSMTQFLMAIAAVSLLVAGVSILNIMLMSTIERTKEIGVMRAIGAFRENIMMIFLLEALILGLTGSVFGAVMSVAGGYAIISMMGFSTAYVLHPSSALYIAEGFAVGVLTAVASGLYPAWKASKLEPIEALRYE; encoded by the coding sequence ATGTATATTGAGCTCGCCGTCAGAAACCTCGAGAGGGCGAGGGCGAGGAGTATTCTGGCCGTGGTCGGAATAATCATCGGAGTTGTGGCTGTAGCCTCCATCGGCATCTTCGGCAACGCGATGAAGCAGACCGTGCTGGAAAGGTTCGAGGATCAGGCGGATACCATAGTGATAACTCCGAGATACACAGAGGGTTATTCCGGGATAGAGGAGGACGATTTCGAGCTGATAAAGAGGGTTGAGAGAATAGAGTACGCCATTGCGGTAAAGGATGAGAGGGGGGAGGTCGAGTACGAGGACAGGAAAGCCTTCCTTACGGTTTACGGAGTGGACGGGGATGACCTTGAGCTGCTTTACGACGCCTACGAGGGCAGCATAAAGCTCAAGGGCACTGCGGTCGTGGGATACAGGCTTGCGGAGGACTTCGGGCTGGAGGTGGGGGACAAAATCTCTGTCGAGGGCAAAACGTTCAAGGTTGCAGCTATACTTGAGCAACAGGGGATGGGGGGAGGAATCAACCCGGACATGGCCGTTTTCATCTCAATGGAGGACTTCGACAGGCTCTACGATCAGGAGGGCTACACCTCGGTTATAGTGGAGGCGGAGAGTCTGGAATACATCGAAGCGATCGAGGAGGAAATTGACAGCACGCTGAACAAAAAGGATGAGAAGGTGGACATAAGAGACTTCGAATCGCTGATAGAGAGCGTTGAAGAGAGCCTGAACTCGATGACGCAGTTCCTGATGGCAATAGCCGCAGTATCGCTTCTCGTTGCTGGAGTGAGCATCCTGAACATCATGCTGATGTCAACGATCGAGAGGACGAAGGAGATTGGTGTTATGAGAGCCATAGGAGCGTTCAGAGAAAACATTATGATGATATTTCTGCTTGAAGCGCTGATTCTCGGATTGACGGGCAGCGTTTTTGGGGCTGTTATGAGCGTTGCGGGCGGTTATGCTATAATCTCGATGATGGGTTTCTCCACAGCATACGTCCTCCATCCATCCTCCGCACTCTACATTGCAGAGGGCTTTGCGGTGGGAGTTCTTACAGCAGTTGCGAGCGGTCTTTACCCGGCATGGAAGGCGAGCAAGCTTGAGCCGATTGAGGCGCTGAGGTACGAATGA